One Candidatus Polarisedimenticolia bacterium genomic region harbors:
- the rpoB gene encoding DNA-directed RNA polymerase subunit beta → MENHNNGSQRERLNFSKIHTSIPIPNLIEVQKHSYERFLQMYTAPSDREDTGLQAVFKSIFPISDFRGTSSLEFEEFSIGNWECKCGKLEGLQHLRMACSKCGKKIAVQNPKVFSVLCPDCGHVNDNRISICDICGDPVSLKFKYDVQECQERGMTYTVPLKVKIRLKVFEKDTATGNKEIRDIKEQEVYFGEIPLLTDNGTFIINGTERVIVSQLHRSPGVFFQSNHNRTVFMAKIIPYRGSWVEFEYDAKDILYVRIDRKRKFLGTIFLRALGLKTDEEILKSFYRVERIALDSKKILWDVSPGLAGRKAKIDIVDPKTDEVIAAKGKKIRRAMIGAMEKAKIHAIPVDPDALEGAYAAADIVDMKTGEVLLEANQPFTEKHLSDAIERGIEEVRLFFPEEDEIGKVLSETLRKDAIKNQDESLVEIYRRLRPGDPPTLEGSRNLFEGMFFDPNRYDLSRVGRLKFNTKLELGDVPLDRRTLGAPDFCKVLSYLFKLRKGFGNLDDIDHLGNRRVRAVGELLENQFRIGLVRMERAIKEKMSVYQEMTTAMPHDLINAKPVMAAIQEFFGSSQLSQFMDQTNPLSEITHKRRLSALGPGGLSRERAGFEVRDVHPTHYGRICPIETPEGPNIGLISSLSCYARINEFGFIESPYRKVEKGRVLDYYRVLSRGSSHLQVAQVVSREEMEEELKRLKKTTGKKIRLPELDPHPFYLTAWEEDKAVIAQANAEISEDGMLAQERVSARVAGEFKLVHRDEVQFIDVSPKQLVSVAASLIPFLENDDANRALMGSNMQRQAVPLLRAESPFVGTGMEEITAKDSGAVVLAQRDGIVDYVDSQRVIIRVTHDGTIHAHEGEDFGADIYSLTKFKRSNQNTCINQRSVVKVGQEVKRGDVLADGPCTDRGELALGRNVLVAFMPWRGYNFEDAILVSERLITDDYFTSIHIEEFEIEARDTKLGPEEITRDIPNVSEDFLKDLDESGIIRIGANVKPGDILVGKITPKGETQLTPEEKLLRAIFGEKSGDVRDASLTTPPGIEGTVVDVKIFCRKGVEKDGRALAIEQDQIARMEKNLNDEIRILKEENRKRITELLVGKKLAAPLKERRGRKELLAKGDDLTEEILSSLPVDDLLRVEVEAKKAEQMEIAEIGERTERRVEILRRLYEEKIAQLKKGDELAPGVIKMVKVYVAMKRKLSVGDKMAGRHGNKGVIAKILPSEDMPHLPDGTPVEIVLNPLGVPSRMNVGQILETHLGWAAKALGLRYATPVFDGAREGEIKTQLERAGLPLSGKTVLFDGKTGEAFDQKVTVGYIYMMKLSHLVDDKIHARSIGPYSLITQQPLGGKAQFGGQRFGEMEVWALEAYGAAHILQELLTAKSDDVYGRTKIYEALVKGETTVEPGLPESFNVLIRELQSLCLDVQLLSGGER, encoded by the coding sequence CACCTCCTCCCTGGAGTTCGAGGAGTTCTCCATCGGCAACTGGGAGTGCAAGTGCGGCAAGCTCGAAGGGCTGCAGCACCTGCGCATGGCCTGTTCCAAGTGCGGCAAGAAGATCGCCGTGCAGAACCCCAAAGTCTTCAGCGTCCTATGCCCCGACTGCGGGCACGTCAACGACAATCGCATCAGCATCTGCGACATCTGCGGCGATCCGGTCTCCCTCAAGTTCAAATACGACGTGCAGGAGTGCCAGGAGCGCGGCATGACCTACACGGTCCCGCTGAAGGTGAAGATCCGCCTCAAGGTTTTCGAGAAGGACACGGCCACCGGCAACAAGGAAATCCGCGACATCAAGGAGCAGGAGGTCTACTTCGGCGAGATCCCGCTGCTGACCGACAATGGCACGTTCATCATCAACGGCACCGAGCGGGTCATCGTCAGCCAGCTGCACCGCTCCCCGGGGGTGTTCTTCCAGTCGAACCACAACCGGACGGTCTTCATGGCGAAGATCATCCCGTACCGGGGAAGCTGGGTCGAGTTCGAGTACGACGCCAAGGACATCCTCTACGTCCGCATCGACCGCAAGCGCAAGTTCCTCGGGACCATCTTCCTGCGGGCGCTCGGGCTCAAGACCGACGAGGAGATCCTCAAGAGCTTCTACCGCGTCGAGCGCATCGCGTTGGACAGCAAGAAGATCCTGTGGGACGTCTCGCCCGGCCTGGCCGGCCGCAAGGCCAAGATCGACATCGTCGATCCGAAGACCGACGAGGTGATCGCCGCCAAGGGAAAGAAGATTCGCCGGGCCATGATTGGCGCCATGGAGAAGGCGAAGATCCACGCCATCCCGGTGGATCCCGACGCCCTCGAGGGGGCCTACGCCGCCGCCGACATCGTCGACATGAAGACGGGCGAGGTGCTCCTGGAGGCGAACCAGCCCTTCACGGAGAAGCACCTGTCCGACGCCATCGAGCGGGGGATCGAGGAGGTTCGCCTGTTCTTCCCGGAGGAGGACGAGATCGGCAAAGTCCTCTCCGAGACCCTGCGCAAGGACGCCATCAAGAACCAGGACGAGTCGCTGGTCGAGATCTATCGCCGCCTGCGCCCGGGCGATCCGCCCACCCTGGAAGGGTCGCGCAACCTGTTCGAGGGGATGTTCTTCGACCCCAACCGATACGACCTGTCGCGCGTCGGCCGGCTGAAGTTCAACACCAAGCTGGAGCTGGGCGACGTCCCCCTGGACCGGCGCACCCTCGGCGCCCCCGACTTCTGCAAGGTGCTGTCGTACCTGTTCAAGCTGCGCAAAGGCTTTGGAAACCTGGACGACATCGACCACCTCGGGAACCGGCGCGTGCGCGCGGTGGGCGAGCTCCTGGAGAACCAGTTCCGCATCGGTCTGGTCCGCATGGAGCGGGCGATCAAGGAGAAGATGTCGGTCTACCAGGAGATGACCACGGCAATGCCGCACGACCTGATCAACGCCAAGCCGGTCATGGCGGCGATCCAGGAGTTCTTCGGCTCCAGCCAGCTGTCGCAGTTCATGGACCAGACCAACCCGCTCTCCGAGATCACCCACAAGCGCCGGCTGTCGGCGCTCGGGCCGGGCGGGTTGTCGCGCGAGCGGGCCGGGTTCGAGGTGCGCGACGTGCACCCGACCCACTACGGCCGCATCTGTCCCATCGAGACCCCGGAAGGGCCGAACATCGGGCTGATCTCCTCGCTGTCCTGCTATGCCCGCATCAACGAGTTCGGCTTTATCGAGTCGCCCTACCGCAAGGTCGAGAAGGGGCGCGTGCTCGACTACTACCGCGTGCTGAGCCGCGGCTCGTCGCATCTCCAGGTCGCCCAGGTGGTGAGCCGCGAGGAGATGGAGGAGGAGCTCAAGCGGCTGAAGAAGACCACCGGCAAGAAAATCCGCCTGCCGGAGCTGGATCCCCATCCCTTCTATCTCACCGCGTGGGAGGAGGACAAGGCGGTCATCGCGCAGGCCAACGCCGAGATCTCCGAGGACGGGATGCTTGCGCAGGAGCGCGTCTCGGCGCGCGTCGCCGGGGAGTTCAAGCTGGTGCACCGGGACGAGGTGCAGTTCATCGACGTCTCGCCCAAGCAGCTCGTGTCGGTGGCGGCCTCGCTCATCCCGTTCCTGGAGAACGACGACGCCAACCGCGCGCTGATGGGATCCAACATGCAGCGCCAGGCGGTGCCGCTGCTGCGCGCCGAATCGCCCTTCGTGGGGACCGGCATGGAGGAGATCACCGCCAAGGACTCCGGCGCGGTGGTGCTCGCCCAGCGCGACGGCATCGTCGACTACGTCGACTCGCAGCGCGTGATCATCCGCGTCACCCATGACGGCACCATCCACGCGCACGAGGGCGAGGACTTCGGGGCCGACATCTACAGCCTGACGAAGTTCAAGCGCTCCAACCAGAACACCTGCATCAACCAGCGCTCGGTGGTGAAGGTGGGGCAGGAAGTGAAGCGGGGCGACGTCCTGGCGGACGGCCCCTGCACCGACCGCGGCGAGCTGGCGCTCGGACGCAACGTCCTGGTCGCCTTCATGCCCTGGCGCGGCTACAACTTCGAGGACGCCATCCTGGTCTCGGAGCGCCTGATCACCGACGACTACTTCACCTCGATCCACATCGAGGAGTTCGAGATCGAGGCGCGCGACACCAAGCTTGGACCCGAGGAGATCACGCGCGACATCCCGAACGTCAGCGAGGACTTCCTGAAGGACCTCGACGAGAGCGGCATCATCCGCATCGGGGCCAACGTGAAGCCGGGCGACATCCTGGTCGGGAAGATCACCCCGAAGGGAGAGACCCAGCTCACCCCCGAGGAGAAGCTGCTGCGGGCCATCTTCGGCGAGAAATCGGGGGACGTCCGCGACGCGTCGCTCACCACCCCGCCCGGCATCGAGGGCACGGTGGTCGACGTCAAGATCTTCTGCCGCAAGGGGGTCGAGAAGGACGGCCGCGCCCTGGCGATCGAGCAGGACCAGATCGCCCGAATGGAGAAGAACCTCAACGACGAGATCCGCATCCTCAAGGAGGAGAACCGCAAGCGGATCACGGAGCTGCTGGTGGGCAAGAAGCTGGCGGCGCCGCTGAAAGAGAGACGCGGGCGCAAGGAGCTGCTCGCCAAGGGGGATGACCTCACCGAGGAGATCCTCTCAAGCCTGCCGGTCGACGATCTGCTGCGCGTCGAAGTGGAGGCGAAGAAGGCCGAGCAGATGGAAATCGCCGAGATCGGCGAGCGCACCGAGCGGCGGGTGGAGATCCTCCGCCGCCTGTACGAGGAGAAGATCGCCCAGCTGAAGAAGGGCGACGAGCTCGCGCCGGGCGTCATCAAGATGGTCAAGGTCTACGTGGCCATGAAGCGCAAGCTCAGCGTCGGCGACAAGATGGCGGGACGCCACGGCAACAAGGGAGTCATCGCCAAGATCCTCCCCTCGGAGGACATGCCGCATCTGCCCGACGGCACCCCGGTGGAGATCGTCCTCAATCCGCTGGGCGTCCCCTCGCGCATGAACGTGGGGCAAATCCTGGAGACCCACCTCGGATGGGCCGCCAAGGCATTGGGGCTGCGCTACGCGACCCCGGTGTTCGACGGGGCGCGTGAAGGAGAGATCAAGACCCAGCTGGAGCGGGCCGGGCTGCCGCTGTCGGGCAAGACCGTCCTTTTCGACGGCAAGACGGGCGAGGCCTTCGACCAGAAGGTCACCGTGGGCTACATCTACATGATGAAGCTCTCGCACCTGGTGGACGACAAGATCCACGCCCGGTCGATCGGGCCCTACAGCCTGATCACCCAGCAGCCGCTGGGAGGCAAGGCCCAGTTCGGCGGCCAGCGGTTCGGGGAGATGGAGGTCTGGGCGCTGGAGGCCTACGGCGCCGCGCACATCCTCCAGGAGCTCCTGACCGCGAAATCCGACGACGTGTACGGCAGAACCAAAATCTATGAGGCGCTGGTGAAGGGGGAGACGACCGTCGAGCCCGGCCTCCCGGAATCGTTCAACGTTCTGATCCGGGAGCTCCAGAGCCTTTGCCTTGATGTTCAACTTCTCAGCGGGGGTGAACGATGA